The Actinocatenispora sera genome has a window encoding:
- a CDS encoding methyltransferase domain-containing protein, with protein sequence MVRTVDRAPGRHRGRNELSQYERLRDEWWRPGGVFASLSWLAEARARLVPPAPRPGAVLVDLGCGGGLLAPWLAGRGYRHVGVDPVATSLRVAREHGVTPLAGDAYRVPLASGCADVVVAGELLEHVADPARVIAEAARLLRPGGLLVGDTINATMVARLILVTLGERIPGVVLPRGPGGRLRFRPVIAAGIHDPDLFVPPGLLRTAARAHGVDLQVRGLRPGVPGLLRFVATGRGPVTMRAGGSSALLYQFRGRRRGRPPGETP encoded by the coding sequence ATGGTGCGCACCGTCGATCGGGCGCCGGGCCGGCACCGGGGCCGCAACGAGCTGTCCCAGTACGAGCGGCTGCGGGACGAGTGGTGGCGCCCGGGCGGCGTGTTCGCCTCGCTGAGCTGGCTGGCCGAGGCGCGGGCCCGGCTGGTACCGCCGGCGCCCCGGCCCGGCGCGGTACTGGTCGACCTGGGCTGCGGCGGTGGGCTGCTCGCGCCGTGGCTGGCCGGTCGCGGGTACCGGCACGTCGGCGTCGACCCCGTCGCCACCTCGCTGCGGGTGGCCCGGGAACACGGGGTGACGCCGCTCGCCGGCGACGCGTACCGGGTGCCGCTCGCGTCCGGCTGCGCCGACGTGGTGGTGGCCGGTGAGCTGCTGGAACACGTGGCCGACCCGGCCCGGGTGATCGCCGAGGCGGCACGGCTGCTGCGGCCGGGCGGGCTGCTGGTCGGCGACACGATCAACGCGACGATGGTGGCCCGGCTGATCCTCGTCACGCTGGGTGAGCGGATACCGGGGGTCGTGCTGCCGCGTGGCCCGGGGGGCCGGCTGCGGTTCCGGCCGGTGATCGCGGCCGGCATCCACGACCCGGACCTGTTCGTACCGCCCGGGCTGCTGCGCACCGCGGCCCGCGCGCACGGGGTGGACCTGCAGGTACGCGGGCTGCGGCCGGGCGTACCCGGGCTGCTGCGGTTCGTCGCGACCGGGCGCGGGCCGGTGACCATGCGGGCCGGTGGTTCGTCGGCGCTGCTCTACCAGTTTCGCGGCCGGCGCCGCGGCCGGCCGCCGGGTGAGACACCGTGA